From Zalophus californianus isolate mZalCal1 chromosome 16, mZalCal1.pri.v2, whole genome shotgun sequence, one genomic window encodes:
- the LOC113907987 gene encoding keratin-associated protein 3-3 — protein MACCVPCCCSVPTGPATTICSSDKCCRCGVCLPSTCPHTTWLLEPTCCDNCPPPCHIPQPCVPTCFLLNSSHPTPGLETINLTTFTQPSCEPCIPSSC, from the coding sequence ATGGCTTGCTGTGTGCCCTGCTGCTGCAGCGTCCCCACCGGCCCCGCCACCACCATCTGTTCCTCTGACAAATGCTGccggtgtggagtctgcctgcCCAGCACCTGCCCACACACGACTTGGTTACTGGAGCCAACCTGCTGTGAcaactgccccccaccctgccacatTCCTCAGCCCTGTGTGCCCACCTGCTTCCTGCTCAactccagccaccccaccccaggcctggagACCATCAACCTCACAACCTTCACTCAGCCCTCCTGTGAGCCCTGCATCCCAAGCTCCTGCTGA